The following are encoded together in the Girardinichthys multiradiatus isolate DD_20200921_A chromosome X, DD_fGirMul_XY1, whole genome shotgun sequence genome:
- the LOC124863450 gene encoding cilia- and flagella-associated protein HOATZ-like translates to MAHQSEQEGQFDELFTVFHGSSPEDVSHARQLWSSLSLLPPLESRLVSAETCQRLPVFRPQRRVSSDVPNPRPVFADRQREEERRRYEVMADQRKEIRALLGRQRQLRIQKELLSATVKPERRFGRNKLEPPEDPDTELEKELVKQLQ, encoded by the coding sequence ATGGCGCACCAGAGTGAGCAAGAAGGACAGTTTGACGAACTTTTCACCGTTTTTCACGGCTCTTCCCCAGAGGATGTGTCCCATGCCCGGCAGCTGTGGAgctccctgtccctgctgccCCCGCTGGAGTCCCGATTGGTTTCAGCAGAAACCTGCCAAAGACTGCCGGTGTTCCGTCCGCAGCGCCGCGTATCCTCCGATGTTCCCAATCCCAGACCGGTGTTCGCTGACCggcagagagaggaggagagacGGCGGTACGAGGTCATGGCCGACCAGAGGAAGGAGATCCGGGCGCTGCTGGGGAGGCAGAGACAGCTGAGGATCCAGAAGGAGCTGCTGTCCGCGACCGTTAAACCGGAGAGGAGGTTCGGCAGAAACAAGCTGGAACCACCAGAAGACCCAGACACCGAACTGGAGAAGGAGCTGGTCAAACAGCTTCAGTAA